From the Bacillus tuaregi genome, one window contains:
- the aroC gene encoding chorismate synthase — protein sequence MRYLTAGESHGPQLTTIIEGLPAGMPLLQEDINVQLARRQKGYGRGRRMQIEKDTAAITSGVRHGLTLGSPVALVVENNDWKHWTKIMGADPIDENADEVKRKVTRPRPGHADLNGALKYGHRDMRNVLERSSARETTVRVAAGAVAKKMLSLLGIEVASHVVEIGGVKSAISSYESIQSLREITENSPVRCLDPDAEKEMMKAIDTAKENGDSIGGIVEVIVEGMPAGVGSYVHYDRKLDAKLAAAICSINAFKGVEFGIGFEAAHIPGSEVHDEIAWEEEKGYYRKTNRLGGLEGGMSTGMPIVVRGVMKPIPTLYKPLQSVDIDTKEPFSASVERSDSCAVPAASVVAENVVAWELAQAIVDQFYSDRFDALKENIAEQRSYAREF from the coding sequence ATGAGATATTTAACTGCCGGGGAATCACATGGACCCCAATTAACAACAATTATTGAAGGTTTACCTGCGGGAATGCCGTTGTTGCAAGAGGATATAAATGTTCAGCTTGCTAGGAGACAGAAAGGGTATGGACGTGGGCGTCGAATGCAGATTGAAAAAGATACCGCTGCAATTACAAGTGGTGTAAGACATGGTTTAACGCTTGGGTCACCAGTGGCACTGGTGGTTGAGAACAATGACTGGAAGCATTGGACCAAGATTATGGGGGCGGACCCGATAGATGAGAATGCAGATGAAGTAAAAAGAAAAGTAACCCGTCCTCGTCCTGGACATGCTGACTTAAATGGTGCCTTAAAATATGGACACCGTGATATGAGAAATGTATTGGAACGCTCGTCTGCAAGGGAAACAACCGTAAGGGTGGCTGCAGGAGCGGTGGCGAAAAAAATGTTATCGCTGCTAGGAATAGAAGTAGCTTCACATGTTGTGGAAATTGGTGGAGTTAAATCAGCTATATCAAGCTACGAGTCAATCCAAAGCTTAAGAGAAATAACAGAAAATTCACCGGTTCGCTGCCTTGATCCAGATGCAGAAAAGGAAATGATGAAAGCGATCGATACTGCGAAGGAAAACGGAGATTCAATTGGTGGAATTGTCGAGGTGATTGTCGAAGGAATGCCGGCTGGTGTCGGCAGTTATGTTCACTACGACCGAAAGCTGGATGCGAAGCTTGCTGCAGCCATTTGCTCTATCAATGCTTTTAAAGGTGTCGAATTTGGCATCGGCTTTGAAGCGGCTCATATACCAGGCAGTGAGGTTCATGATGAAATCGCCTGGGAAGAGGAAAAAGGCTATTACCGGAAAACGAATCGATTAGGCGGTTTAGAAGGCGGGATGTCTACAGGCATGCCAATTGTTGTAAGAGGTGTAATGAAGCCTATCCCAACACTTTATAAGCCGTTACAAAGTGTTGATATTGACACAAAAGAGCCGTTTTCTGCAAGTGTGGAGCGTTCTGACAGCTGTGCCGTTCCAGCTGCATCGGTTGTCGCAGAAAATGTAGTTGCCTGGGAGCTAGCGCAGGCAATCGTCGATCAATTCTACAGTGATCGTTTTGATGCATTAAAGGAAAATATTGCTGAACAACGCAGTTATGCGAGGGAATTTTAA
- a CDS encoding CheR family methyltransferase: protein MSGEYERFINQVKIKTGIDLALYKEAQMKRRLTSLYEKKGYSSFDEYFSVINQNQALLNEFLDRMTINVSEFYRNYKRWEVLEKNILPTIFQRTKKPRLWSAACSSGEEPYTLAMLMAKYLPISDIRIVATDIDENVLSRARLGVYPERSLQEVPEEMKRKYFIKEGSFFKVSEDIKQAVSFKKHNLLSDSFGGPYDLIICRNVLIYFTEEAKELLYHKFASSLNPGGILFVGSTEQIFNPSKYGFEVEDTFFYKKSLLKK from the coding sequence ATGTCTGGCGAGTACGAACGATTTATAAATCAAGTAAAAATAAAAACGGGAATTGATCTTGCCCTCTATAAAGAAGCACAAATGAAAAGAAGATTAACCTCATTATACGAAAAAAAGGGATATAGCTCCTTTGATGAATACTTTTCTGTCATTAACCAAAACCAAGCTCTGCTAAATGAATTTCTAGATCGCATGACGATTAATGTTTCAGAATTTTATCGTAATTATAAGCGATGGGAGGTATTAGAGAAAAATATCCTACCGACAATCTTCCAAAGGACCAAAAAGCCCCGTTTGTGGAGTGCTGCTTGTTCATCAGGTGAGGAACCCTATACCTTGGCAATGCTGATGGCAAAATATTTACCTATATCCGATATTAGAATCGTCGCTACTGATATTGATGAGAACGTATTATCAAGAGCGAGGCTAGGGGTTTATCCTGAGCGGTCATTGCAAGAAGTACCGGAAGAAATGAAAAGGAAATATTTTATTAAAGAAGGAAGCTTCTTTAAGGTTTCTGAAGATATAAAACAGGCTGTGTCGTTTAAAAAGCACAATCTCCTATCAGATTCCTTTGGCGGTCCCTATGACTTAATCATCTGTCGAAATGTCTTAATCTATTTCACTGAAGAGGCTAAGGAGCTTCTCTATCATAAATTTGCCTCTAGTTTAAATCCTGGAGGAATTCTCTTTGTTGGAAGTACGGAACAGATATTTAATCCAAGTAAATACGGATTTGAAGTAGAAGATACTTTTTTTTATAAAAAAAGTCTTTTGAAAAAATAA
- the ndk gene encoding nucleoside-diphosphate kinase, producing MERTFLMVKPDGVQRNLIGEIVSRFEKKGFQLVGGKLMSISQQLAEEHYGEHKERPFFGELVDFITSGPVFAMVWEGENVITTARQMMGSTNPKDAAPGTIRGDFGVTVGKNVIHGSDSPESAVREIGIFFNETELVEYKKLINEWIN from the coding sequence ATGGAAAGAACATTTTTAATGGTAAAACCTGATGGTGTACAACGTAATCTAATTGGCGAAATTGTTTCTCGTTTTGAAAAGAAAGGCTTTCAGCTTGTTGGTGGTAAGCTTATGAGTATCTCACAACAATTAGCCGAGGAGCATTATGGTGAGCATAAAGAACGTCCATTTTTTGGAGAATTAGTTGATTTCATCACTTCAGGTCCTGTATTTGCTATGGTATGGGAAGGTGAAAATGTTATTACAACTGCGCGTCAAATGATGGGTTCAACAAACCCGAAGGATGCGGCACCTGGAACTATCCGTGGGGATTTCGGTGTGACGGTTGGGAAAAACGTTATTCACGGCTCTGATTCACCAGAAAGTGCTGTTCGTGAAATTGGTATTTTCTTTAATGAAACTGAACTTGTTGAATATAAGAAATTAATCAATGAATGGATTAACTAG